A genome region from Manihot esculenta cultivar AM560-2 chromosome 5, M.esculenta_v8, whole genome shotgun sequence includes the following:
- the LOC110615280 gene encoding WD-40 repeat-containing protein MSI1, translating to MGKDEEEMRGEIEERLINEEYKIWKKNTPFLYDLVITHALEWPSLTVEWLPDREEPPGKDYSVQKMILGTHTSENEPNYLMLAQVQLPLEDAENDARHYDDDRSDFGGFGAATGKVQIIQQINHDGEVNRARYMPQNPFIIATKTVSAEVYVFDYSKHPSKPPLDGACTPDLRLRGHSTEGYGLSWSKFKQGHLLSGSDDAQICLWDINATPKNKALEAMQIFKVHEGVVEDVAWHMRHEYLFGSVGDDQCLLIWDLRTPTVTKPVQSVVAHQSEVNCLAFNPFNEWVVATGSTDKTVKLFDIRKISTALHTFDCHKEEVFQVGWNPKNETILASCCLGRRLMVWDLSRIDEEQTPEDAEDGPPELLFIHGGHTSKISDFSWNPCEDWVVASVAEDNILQIWQMAENIYHDEDDIPGDESTKGS from the exons ATGGGAAAAGACGAAGAAGAGATGAGGGGAGAGATAGAGGAGAGGCTGATAAACGAAGAGTACAAAATATGGAAAAAGAACACTCCATTCCTTTACGATCTGGTCATCACCCATGCCCTTGAGTGGCCTTCCCTTACGGTCGAGTGGTTACCCGACCGTGAGGAGCCTCCTGGCAAGGACTACTCCGTCCAGAAGATGATTCTTGGTACTCATACCTCCGAGAACGAGCCTAACTACCTCATGCTTGCCCAGGTTCAGCTTCCCCTTGAAGATGCCGAAAACGATGCGCGCCACTACGACGACGATCGCTCTGATTTTGGCGGCTTTGGAGCTGCCACTGGCAAG GTGCAAATAATTCAGCAAATCAATCACGATGGAGAAGTTAACAGGGCTCGTTATATGCCTCAAAACCCTTTTATTATTGCCACTAAGACTGTTAGTGCTGAAGTATATGTCTTTGACTATAGCAAGCATCCATCCAAGCCTCCTCTTGACGGTGCTTGTACTCCCGATTTGAGATTGAGAGGCCACAGCACTGAAGGTTATGGTTTGTCTTGGAGTAAGTTTAAACAAGGTCACTTGCTTAGCGGTTCTGATGATGCTCAAATTTGCTTGTGGGACATCAATGCCACTCCTAAGAACAAGGCCCTTGAGGCTATGCAAATATTTAAG GTTCATGAAGGCGTCGTAGAAGATGTTGCATGGCATATGAGGCATGAATACTTATTTGGCTCTGTTGGGGATGATCAATGCCTTCTTATATGGGATCTGCGGACGCCAACAGTCACCAAGCCTGTCCAATCAGTTGTTGCTCACCAGAGTGAG GTTAACTGCTTAGCTTTTAATCCTTTCAATGAATGGGTTGTTGCAACGGGCTCCACTGATAAAACTGTAAAGTTATTTGATATACGTAAAATCAGCACAGCACTTCATACATTTGACTGTCACAA GGAGGAGGTTTTCCAAGTTGGGTGGAATCCCAAGAATGAAACCATCTTAGCTTCTTGTTGCCTTGGTAGAAGGCTCATGGTGTGGGATCTTAGCAG GATTGATGAAGAACAAACACCAGAGGATGCTGAAGATGGCCCCCCAGAGTTGCTGTTTATTCATGGTGGTCACACAAGTAAAATATCAGATTTTTCTTGGAATCCATGTGAAGACTGGGTTGTTGCCAGTGTGGCTGAAGATAACATCCTACAGATATGGCAAATGGCAGAGAATATCTACCATGATGAAGATGACATACCCGGGGATGAATCCACCAAAGGATCCTAG
- the LOC110615715 gene encoding ribose-phosphate pyrophosphokinase 1: MASLLHLSTTISTSFHRSSSFFSKEPRFPLGHGVRCNLVEPLKFENGKPCIQLLSPSEQSFPSFLASKSHLGNAIPSRHDTRLRIFSGTANPALSQEIASYMGLELGKIKIKRFADGEIYVQLQESVRGCDVYLVQPTCPPANENLMELLIMIDACRRASAKNITAVIPYFGYARADRKTQGRESIAAKLVANLITEAGANRVLACDLHSGQSMGYFDIPVDHVYGQPVILDYLASKTICSDDLVVVSPDVGGVARARAFAKKLSDAPLAIVDKRRHGHNVAEVMNLIGDVKGKVAVMVDDMIDTAGTITKGAALLHQEGAREVYACSTHAVFSPPAIERLSSGLFQEVIITNTIPVSEQNYFPQLTVLSVANLLGETIWRVHDDCSGGFEPCSSLGID; this comes from the exons ATGGCATCTCTGCTTCACTTATCCACCACAATATCCACTTCTTTTCATCGTTCTTCCAGTTTCTTCTCCAAAGAGCCTCGCTTCCCACTCGGACACGGCGTC AGGTGTAATCTGGTAGAGCCGCTCAAGTTTGAGAATGGTaaaccatgcatccaactcCTCAGTCCTAGCGAACAATCATTCCCAAGTTTTTTAGCTTCCAAAAGCCATTTGGGAAACGCTATTCCTAGTAGACATGACACCAGGCTCCGCATCTTCTCTGGCACTGCCAATCCTGCACTCTCTCAG GAAATCGCAAGCTATATGGGTTTGGAACTTGGAAAGATTAAAATAAAGCGGTTCGCTGATGGTGAGATTTATGTTCAATTGCAAGAAAGTGTAAGAGGCTGTGATGTTTATCTTGTGCAACCTACGTGCCCTCCTGCAAATGAGAATCTCATGGAGCTTTTGATAATGATTGATGCTTGCCGGAGGGCATCAGCCAAAAATATTACTGCAGTAATTCCATATTTTGGGTATGCCAGAGCTGATAGGAAG ACTCAAGGGCGAGAATCCATTGCAGCCAAACTTGTTGCAAATTTGATCACAGAAGCAGGTGCAAACCGTGTTCTTGCTTGTGATCTTCATTCTGGGCAGTCAATGGGCTATTTTGATATTCCCGTGGATCATGTGTATGGTCAG CCTGTGATACTTGATTACCTTGCAAGCAAGACCATATGTTCTGATGACTTGGTGGTAGTCTCCCCTGATGTTGGTGGTGTAGCAAGAGCACGTGCTTTTGCCAAGAAATTATCAGATGCACCTCTAGCCATTGTAGATAAAAGGAGACACGGGCACAATGTTGCAGAG GTGATGAATTTGATAGGGGATGTGAAGGGAAAAGTTGCTGTTATGGTTGATGACATGATTGACACAGCTG GGACTATCACTAAAGGTGCAGCTTTATTGCATCAGGAGGGAGCAAGGGAGGTCTATGCATGCAGTACACATGCTGTTTTCAG TCCTCCTGCTATAGAGAGATTATCAAGTGGTCTTTTTCAAGAAGTGATCATAACCAACACAATACCAGTGTCGGAGCAGAACTACTTCCCTCAGCTCACTGTCTTGTCAGTGGCAAATCTCCTGGGCGAGACCATATGGCGCGTTCATGATGACTGCTCT GGTGGCTTTGAACCCTGTTCGAGCTTGGGCATTGACTGA